In Candidatus Dojkabacteria bacterium, one DNA window encodes the following:
- a CDS encoding aldo/keto reductase has translation MLDPQKISKIGIGTYGIGGRGHRDVELTEKQEDRKYIDAIAYTLKHGANFSEISAGYGHGNSLRLFAKGLKASLVKRENLFLTNSLYPRDLPNIETLKEDLKAFYEILETDYADSTLVTLSLLVKFGHEKVYEMLHEFIDSGKTRFVSISNASPDSIAAFKKEFGDKVFAHEGHISFEVRAMAEKGIFDTCNTLGITNIIWRPLHRNATTQRNWPLLLELSQKYGKTQNQIILNWICHLGFHPMVMSANPKHIDENLSAPDFTMELSDYQRINKFRPQNYNPPKVDWEKTGKGVSIVELVVDFDKHIKL, from the coding sequence ATGCTTGATCCGCAAAAGATTTCAAAAATAGGCATAGGAACATATGGAATTGGCGGGCGGGGCCATAGAGACGTTGAATTAACCGAGAAGCAGGAAGACCGTAAATACATAGACGCAATTGCTTACACACTTAAACACGGTGCAAACTTTTCTGAAATTTCGGCAGGTTACGGTCATGGAAACTCACTCAGATTGTTTGCAAAAGGACTTAAAGCCTCATTGGTTAAGCGAGAGAATCTTTTTCTTACAAACTCCCTGTATCCAAGAGATTTGCCAAACATTGAAACACTCAAAGAAGATTTAAAGGCATTTTACGAAATCCTGGAAACTGATTATGCGGACTCAACACTTGTGACTTTGTCACTTTTAGTAAAGTTTGGTCACGAAAAAGTTTACGAAATGCTTCACGAATTCATAGATTCGGGGAAAACTCGATTTGTTAGTATTTCAAACGCAAGCCCTGACTCCATAGCTGCTTTCAAAAAGGAATTTGGTGACAAGGTCTTTGCACATGAAGGGCATATCAGCTTTGAGGTACGAGCAATGGCCGAAAAAGGTATATTTGATACGTGTAATACGCTTGGAATTACAAACATTATCTGGCGACCGCTTCACAGAAATGCTACGACACAGCGAAATTGGCCCCTGCTTTTAGAACTTTCTCAAAAATATGGGAAAACCCAAAATCAAATTATCCTAAACTGGATTTGTCATTTAGGGTTTCATCCTATGGTTATGTCGGCTAATCCTAAACATATCGACGAGAATCTTTCGGCTCCGGATTTTACAATGGAACTTTCGGATTACCAACGAATCAATAAATTTAGACCCCAAAACTATAACCCACCAAAAGTTGATTGGGAAAAAACAGGTAAAGGCGTGTCTATTGTAGAATTGGTAGTAGATTTTGATAAACATATCAAATTATAA